Proteins found in one Stigmatopora nigra isolate UIUO_SnigA chromosome 15, RoL_Snig_1.1, whole genome shotgun sequence genomic segment:
- the syngr2a gene encoding synaptogyrin-2a — MQSSAYGAPLAGGTFDLDSFVKNPQTILRFLSWLFAIVVFATITSEGYINSSLDPEPKCMFNERESACGYGMWVGVLAFLACMVLLVLDVYFPRISNAKERKYIIIGDLAFSATWTFLWFICFCVLANQWSWTTMVAVPGDAARAVLAFSFFSILSWGLLSYFAYERYRQGVGDVAQQYTDPAVDPTYPASSAPTGYQQSPFPPNPENSGDYQPPPY; from the exons atgcaaagcagCGCTTATGGAGCCCCGCTGGCAGGCGGCACGTTCGATTTGGACAGTTTTGTGAAGAACCCGCAGACAATTCTACGATTTTTAAGCTGG CTCTTCGCCATTGTGGTCTTTGCCACCATCACGTCGGAGGGCTACATCAACTCATCCCTGGATCCGGAGCCAAAATGCATGTTCAACGAAAGAGAGAGTGCTTGCGGCTACGGCATGTGGGTGGGCGTCCTGGCCTTTTTGGCCTGCATGGTTCTCCTCGTGCTGGACGTCTACTTCCCGCGGATCAGTAACGCCAAGGAGAGGAAGTACATCATCATTGGCGATTTGGCCTTTTCAG CGACATGGACGTTCCTGTGGTTCATCTGCTTCTGCGTTTTGGCCAATCAGTGGTCTTGGACCACCATGGTGGCCGTGCCGGGCGACGCCGCCCGTGCCGTCTTGGCCTTTTCCTTCTTCTCCATCCTCAGCTGG GGTCTACTGTCCTATTTTGCTTACGAGCGCTATCGCCAAGGCGTTGGCGACGTGGCCCAGCAGTACACAGACCCCGCCGTGGACCCGACGTACCCCGCCAGCTCCGCCCCCACCGGCTACCAGCAGTCTCCGTTCCCCCCGAATCCGGAAAATTCTGGAGATTACCAACCGCCGCCCTATTGA
- the cenpx gene encoding centromere protein X → MAERDTEITFKKETVSKLLSSFFKEDKTRLSVEATLLMAEMLKIFVQEAAVRCVKQAEREDSDQVEIEHFEKILPQLLLDF, encoded by the exons ATGGCGGAAAGAGACACAGAAATTACGTTTAAAAAG GAGACGGTCAGCAAGCTTCTATCTAGCTTCTTCAAGGAAGACAAAACCAGAT TAAGTGTCGAGGCCACACTGCTCATGGCGGAGATGCTGAAAATATTTGTCCAAG aggCGGCCGTGCGCTGTGTAAAACAAGCAGAACGGGAGGACAGTGACCAAGTGGAAATCGAACACTTTGAAAAGATCCTCCCTCAGCTG CTGCTGGACTTCTAA
- the notum1a gene encoding palmitoleoyl-protein carboxylesterase notum1a, producing MTAVRIASSLLPLLLVVTMRVGTGECARRFRGAGGAGTGGGGANAGAGGGRSPQARRSPPPPTYRATGGGAGGHRGDAAAAAESFPLDFTAVEDNMDNFMTQVKNLAQSLYPCSAQKLDHDMRLHLLDNASVTCNDGSPAGYYLKESKGSRRWLIFLEGGWYCFNKENCDSRYETMRRLMSSSKWPQTKTGTGILSPLPEENPHWWNANMVYVPYCSSDAWSGATAKSEHSGYAFMGSLIIQEVVKDLLKKSLDNAKVLLLAGSSAGGTGVLLNVDRVAELLEGLGHGAIQVRGLADSGWFLDNKQYDLSDCLDAVSCAPTETIKRGIKYWGGVVPEKCKQAHPGEEWNCFFGYRVFPSIKSPVFVVQWLFDEAQLTVDNVQLTGQPVQEGQWRYIQNLGIELRNTLKDVPATFAPACLSHEVITRTYWTDVQVKGTSLPRALHCWDRSLQDNRNNKAPPKGCPVHLMDSCPWPHCNPSCPAVRDQFTGQEMNVIQFLMRMGFDVQKMAQQQGLDPAKLLGMLSSGS from the exons ATGACGGCCGTCCGGATCGCTTCGTCCTTGCTGCCGCTCCTCCTGGTGGTGACGATGCGGGTCGGGACCGGAGAGTGCGCCAGGAGATTCCGTGGTGCCGGTGGTGCCGGTACTGGTGGAGGTGGTGCCAATGCCGGTGCCGGTGGTGGCCGGAGCCCGCAAGCGCGACGCTCGCCACCGCCTCCTACCTACCGGGCGACCGGTGGAGGCGCAGGTGGTCACCGGggcgacgccgccgccgccgccgagagCTTCCCTCTGGATTTCACGGCCGTGGAGGACAACATGGATAACTTCATGACTCAGGTGAAGAACCTGGCGCAGTCGCTGTACCCGTGCTCGGCGCAGAAACTCGACCACGACATGAGGCTGCACCTTTTGGACAACGCCTCGGTCACCTGCAACGATGGAAGCCCCGCAGG GTATTACCTGAAAGAGTCCAAAGGAAGCAGACGCTGGCTCATATTCCTGGAGG GCGGCTGGTACTGTTTCAACAAAGAGAACTGCGACAGCCGATACGAGACCATGAGGAGGCTGATGAGCTCGTCCAAGTGGCCTCAAACCAAAACAG GCACCGGGATCCTGTCTCCGCTGCCGGAGGAAAACCCTCATTGGTGGAATGCTAACATGGT GTACGTCCCGTACTGTTCCAGCGACGCGTGGAGCGGTGCCACCGCCAAAAGCGAGCACA GCGGCTACGCTTTTATGGGCTCGCTGATCATTCAAGAGGTGGTGAAGGATTTGCTGAAAAAGAGCCTGGACAACGCCAAAGTCTTGCTGCTGGCCGGGAGCAG CGCCGGCGGGACGGGCGTGCTGCTGAACGTGGACCGTGTGGCGGAACTGCTGGAGGGCCTGGGACACGGCGCCATCCAGGTGCGCGGCCTGGCCGATTCGGGATGGTTCCTGGACAACAAGCAGTACGACTTGAGCGACTGCTTGGACGCCGTCAGCTGCGCGCCCACCGAGACCATCAAGAGAGGCATCAA GTACTGGGGCGGAGTGGTGCCCGAGAAATGCAAGCAAGCCCACCCAGGAGAAGAATGGAATTGTTTCTTCGGCTACCGAGTCTTCCCCTCCATCAAAA GCCCGGTCTTTGTGGTCCAGTGGCTGTTTGACGAGGCCCAGTTGACGGTGGATAACGTCCAGTTGACGGGGCAACCGGTGCAGGAGGGCCAGTGGCGCTACATCCAAAATCTGGGCATTGAGTTGAGGAACACCCTCAAAGACGTTCC aGCTACGTTCGCCCCCGCGTGCCTCTCCCACGAAGTCATCACGAGAAC CTACTGGACGGACGTGCAGGTGAAGGGCACGTCGTTGCCGCGGGCGCTGCACTGCTGGGACCGCAGCCTCCAGGACAACCGCAACAACAAAGCCCCGCCCAAAGGCTGCCCCGTCCACTTGATGGACAGCTGCCCGTGGCCGCACTGCAATCCCAGCTGCCCCGCCGTCCGGGACCAGTTCACGGGCCAGGAGATGAACGTCATCCAGTTCCTCATGCGCATGGGCTTTGACGTGCAGAAGATGGCGCAGCAGCAGGGCTTGGACCCCGCCAAACTACTGGGCATGCTCAGTAGCGGCAGCTAA
- the myadml2 gene encoding myeloid-associated differentiation marker-like protein 2, with protein MDAHGGHYLNKEAVLSPLGAARMCQLLLGSAVVALVSHKADYTADYGYFCMFTWCFCLAVTLVVFSLDITRLHVCLPISWDNLTVSFAMLATLMYVTASVVYPVYFLDTECPEEGCEEQAYRIAVTVVSAVCVFPYAAEVFITRAKPGAVVGYMATLSGLLKVVQGFVACIIFGALENRSQYENFVATEYCVVVYSLCFCITVLVVLFTISGRTASLRFPFDRFVVIYTFGAVVLYLSTALVWPIFSFDKKYSSSERPEHCPRGECPWDSKMVVAVFTNLNLILYFVDLIYSQRIRFVSSAPV; from the coding sequence ATGGACGCTCACGGTGGGCATTACCTCAACAAAGAAGCCGTCCTGTCCCCCTTGGGGGCGGCTCGGATGTGCCAGTTGCTCCTGGGCTCGGCCGTGGTGGCCCTGGTGTCCCACAAGGCGGACTACACCGCCGACTACGGCTACTTTTGCATGTTCACCTGGTGTTTCTGCCTGGCCGTCACGTTGGTGGTCTTCAGCCTGGACATCACCAGACTCCACGTCTGCCTTCCCATCTCCTGGGACAACCTGACCGTGTCTTTTGCCATGTTGGCCACGCTCATGTACGTCACCGCCTCGGTGGTCTACCCCGTCTACTTCCTGGACACGGAGTGTCCCGAGGAGGGATGCGAGGAGCAAGCCTACCGCATCGCCGTGACGGTGGTGTCCGCCGTCTGCGTCTTCCCTTACGCCGCCGAGGTCTTCATCACGAGGGCCAAACCCGGCGCCGTGGTGGGCTACATGGCCACGCTGTCCGGGTTGCTCAAGGTGGTCCAGGGATTTGTGGCTTGCATTATCTTCGGGGCGCTGGAGAACCGTAGTCAGTACGAAAACTTTGTGGCCACCGAGTACTGCGTGGTGGTCTACAGCCTGTGCTTTTGCATCACCGTGCTGGTGGTCTTGTTCACCATCTCCGGGAGGACGGCTTCCCTGCGCTTCCCCTTCGATCGCTTCGTGGTCATTTACACATTTGGCGCCGTGGTCCTCTACCTCAGCACGGCGCTGGTCTGGCCCATCTTTAGCTTTGACAAAAAGTACAGTTCCAGCGAACGTCCGGAACACTGTCCGCGGGGAGAATGTCCCTGGGACAGTAAGATGGTGGTGGCTGTCTTTACCAACCTCAATCTGATTCTTTACTTTGTGGATCTCATCTACTCGCAGAGAATTCGTTTCGTCTCCAGCGCTCCCGTCTGA
- the LOC144208589 gene encoding pyrroline-5-carboxylate reductase 1, mitochondrial-like, whose product MSVGFIGAGQVAHALVRGFTSAGVIAAHRITASSPESDLPTVQGLRKLGIHFTTSNKETVNKSDVLFLAVKPHIIPFVLDEIGPSIEDRHLIVSCAAGVAISSIEKKLLQYRAAPKVMRCMTNTPVVVREGATVYATGTHAQVEDGKLLEQLMASVGYCTEVEEDLIDAVTGLSGSGPAYAFTAVEALADGGVKMGLPRRLAVRLGAHALLGAARMLLDSEQHPGQLKDNVCSPGGATIHALHVMESGGFRSLLINAVEASCIRTRELQSLADQEKISPAAIKKTTLDKVMQQPGVTVEAGGVRSRGISVFNGADHLRTKKK is encoded by the exons ATGAGCGTGGGTTTTATCGGAGCGGGCCAGGTGGCCCACGCGCTGGTACGAGGCTTCACATCCGCAG GCGTCATCGCCGCTCACAGAATCACAGCCAGCTCCCCTGAGAGCGATCTCCCCACCGTCCAGGGTCTCCGG aaactagGCATTCATTTCACCACGAGCAACAAAGAGACGGTGAACAAGAGTGACGTCCTTTTCCTGGCGGTCAAGCCCCACATCATTCCCTTCGTGCTGGATGAGATCGGGCCCAGCATCGAAGACCGCCACCTCATCGTCTCCTGCGCCGCGGGCGTGGCCATCAGCTCCATCGAGAAG AAGCTGCTCCAGTACCGCGCCGCTCCCAAAGTCATGCGTTGCATGACCAACACGCCGGTGGTGGTGCGCGAAGGGGCCACCGTCTACGCCACGGGCACCCACGCCCAAGTGGAGGACGGAAAGCTGCTGGAGCAGCTGATGGCCAGCGTGGGTTACTGCACCGAAGTGGAGGAGGACCTCATCGATGCCGTCACGGGGCTGAGCGGAAGCGGACCGGCTTAC GCTTTCACCGCCGTGGAGGCCCTCGCCGACGGCGGCGTCAAGATGGGCCTTCCCAGGAGGCTGGCCGTCCGCCTCGGAGCTCACGCCCTCTTG GGTGCCGCCCGGATGTTATTAGACTCGGAGCAACATCCCGGCCAGCTCAAGGACAACGTGTGCTCACCGGGGGGCGCCACCATCCACGCCCTCCACGTCATGGAGAGCGGCGGCTTCCGCAGCCTCCTCATCAACGCCGTGGAGGCCTCCTGCATCAGGACCAG GGAGCTCCAGTCCTTGGCGGACCAGGAGAAGATCTCCCCGGCCGCCATCAAGAAAACCACCCTGGACAAAGTCATGCAGCAGCCGGGCGTGACTGTGGAAGCCGGTGGCGTGCGATCGCGAGGCATTAGCGTCTTCAATGGCGCCGACCATCTGAGGACGAAGAAGAAGTGA
- the LOC144208712 gene encoding transcription factor MafK-like, with the protein MTTPHKGSKALKVKREPGENGTSLTDDELVGMSVRELNQHLRGLTKEEIVLLKQRRRTLKNRGYAASCRVKRVTQKEELEKQKAQLQQEVHKLANENAGMKAELDALRSKYEALQSFARTVARNPVTSVASVMGPLVPAKVAATSVITIVKSKTQARS; encoded by the exons ATGACGACGCCACACAAGGGAAGCAAGGCCTTGAAG GTGAAGCGGGAACCAGGCGAGAACGGCACCAGCCTGACGGACGACGAGCTGGTGGGCATGTCGGTGCGGGAGCTCAACCAGCACCTGCGCGGCCTGACCAAGGAGGAGATCGTGCTGCTCAAGCAGCGCCGCCGCACCCTGAAGAATCGAGGCTACGCCGCCAGCTGCCGGGTCAAGCGCGTCACGCAGAAGGAGGAGCTGGAGAAGCAGAAGGCGCAACTGCAGCAGGAAGTCCACAAGCTGGCCAACGAGAACGCCGGCATGAAGGCCGAGCTGGACGCGCTGCGTTCCAAGTACGAGGCGCTGCAGAGTTTCGCCAGGACGGTGGCTCGCAACCCCGTGACCTCCGTGGCCTCCGTCATGGGGCCGCTGGTGCCCGCCAAAGTGGCCGCCACCAGCGTCATCACCATCGTCAAATCCAAAACGCAGGCCAGGTCGTAA